A region of Catharus ustulatus isolate bCatUst1 chromosome 9, bCatUst1.pri.v2, whole genome shotgun sequence DNA encodes the following proteins:
- the PALMD gene encoding palmdelphin codes for MEEAELLKERFQAITDKRKLQEEITQKRLKVEEEKMKHQHLKKKALREKWLLDGFSSMTPKEEEEMQKQNQEDQQRTHELEQDIFRLEKEIEALERQEMEVSAKEEAILKKLKSVEKTTEDIIKSVKTEKAGFEKEAADYIYASIPDLPKYFRPSALRSTAHADMDDEEKRKALFAMEIKVEKDMKTGENTVLSTIPLPSKEFKETGIKVYDDGRKSVYAVSSNGSTTQNGMDELAPVEVEDLLRQATEKNSQSPTEYHEPVFANKFYRPVTPQKDKLVPGPKPEGTDKREMNGFSNHQTGLSSKTEPLMQQNKENGLDLPKVMQPKSPSPVISHTEKKVHTNPENRMIHNEERNAAHEELKPYQNTMERHSETRFLNPCHPNEASSAPQDEEDVRYNIVQAVPCYVDESEPVTMVFMGYQRIDDDDAEANQKLSQYDGVIRAELVIIDDDDDEDDSKSEKPAYHPIGHYSQVYQPPNRKTTEAQHTNPVSSLGESLNKVPHKNSISLQEQEERLSSPTHHAHLHSQMSGDGTEDPSLTALRMRMAKLGKKVL; via the exons ATGGAGGAAGCTGAATTGCTGAAAGAAAGATTCCAGGCCATAACA GACAAAAGAAAACTGCAAGAAGAAATTACACAGAAACGTCTTAAagtagaggaggaaaaaatgaaacaccAACATTTAAAG aaaAAGGCCTTGCGAGAAAAATGGCTCTTGGATGGCTTTAGTTCTATGACtccaaaagaagaggaagaaatgcaaaagcagAATCAGGAGGACCAACAACGGACTCATGAGCTAGAACAAGACATTTTCAG ACTGGAGAAGGAAATAGAGGCTCTGGAAAGACAAGAAATGGAAGTCTCTGCTAAGGAAGAAgcaattttaaagaaactgaaGTCTGTTgagaaaacaacagaagacaTAATAAAG TCTGTGAAGACTGAAAAAGCTGGATTTGAAAAAG AGGCAGCAGACTACATATATGCCAGCATCCCTGACCTTCCCAAGTATTTCAGACCTTCTGCACTGAGAAGTACAGCTCATGCTGATATGGAtgatgaagaaaagagaaaag CATTGTTTGCCATGGAAattaaggttgaaaaagacaTGAAGACAGGTGAAAACACAGTGTTATCAACAATACCTCTTCCCTCAAAGGAGTTTAAAGAGACAGGAATTAAAGTCTATGATGATGGCAGGAAGTCAGTCTATGCAGTGTCCTCAAATGGGAGCACAACACAAAATGGGATGGATGAACTTGCTCCTGTTGAAGTGGAAGACCTGCTACGGCAggcaactgaaaaaaattctcagtcTCCCACAGAGTACCATGAACCTGTCTTTGCAAACAAATTCTACAGGCCAGTTACTCCTCAGAAAGACAAATTAGTCCCTGGACCAAAACCGGAGGGCACTGACAAAAGAGAGATGAATGGATTTAGCAATCATCAGACAGGGCTCTCCTCCAAAACAGAGCCCCTTATGcagcaaaataaagagaatgGCCTTGATCTTCCAAAGGTAATGCAACCAAAGTCTCCCTCTCCAGTAATTTCTcatacagaaaagaaagtgCACACTAATCCTGAGAACAGGATGATTCataatgaagaaagaaatgctgCACATGAGGAATTAAAACCTTACCAGAATACCATGGAAAGACACAGTGAGACAAGGTTTTTAAATCCCTGTCATCCTAATGAAGCATCCTCTGCACCTCAAGATGAGGAAGATGTTCGGTACAACATAGTGCAGGCTGTCCCTTGTTATGTGGATGAATCTGAACCTGTCACCATGGTGTTCATGGGTTATCAGCGCATTGACGATGACGACGCAGAAGCAAACCAGAAGCTGTCCCAATATGATGGGGTTATCCGTGCAGAACTAGTTATcattgatgatgatgatgatgaagatgacaGCAAATCCGAGAAACCAGCATATCATCCCATAGGCCATTACAGTCAAGTTTATCAGCCACCTAACAGGAAAACCACAGAAGCCCAacacacaaaccctgtgagcaGTCTGGGTGAAAGCTTGAACAAGGTACCCCACAAAAATTCCATCTCCCTGCAAGAACAAGAGGAACGCTTAAGCTCACCAACACACCATGCTCATCTTCACAGCCAGATGTCTGGAGATGGTACAGAAGATCCCTCACTAACAG ctCTGAGGATGAGAATGGCAAAGCTGGGGAAAAAGGTGCTTTAA